One Bacillus sp. 1780r2a1 DNA segment encodes these proteins:
- a CDS encoding MerR family transcriptional regulator, translating to MSDNIRRNTPLFPIGIVMQLTELSARQIRYYEEHELVTPVRSEGNRRLFSFNDVDKLLEIRDLIEQGVNLAGVKQLFQVQKAQEGHKKETKPEDEKVVAEASKSELSDEELRKMLRAELMQAGRFNKATLNQGDMSRFFH from the coding sequence ATGAGTGACAACATACGAAGAAATACGCCGCTTTTCCCAATTGGAATTGTGATGCAGTTAACTGAGTTGTCGGCTCGCCAAATTCGCTACTATGAAGAACATGAATTAGTTACACCTGTACGATCTGAAGGTAATCGTCGATTATTCTCGTTTAACGATGTTGATAAATTACTAGAAATTCGTGACTTAATTGAACAAGGTGTAAATTTAGCTGGTGTTAAACAGCTATTTCAAGTTCAGAAAGCGCAAGAAGGGCATAAAAAAGAGACCAAACCAGAAGATGAAAAGGTTGTGGCGGAAGCAAGCAAATCTGAGCTATCAGATGAAGAATTACGCAAGATGCTTCGCGCTGAGTTAATGCAAGCAGGACGCTTTAACAAAGCAACGCTCAATCAAGGAGATATGTCTCGGTTCTTTCATTAA
- the hfq gene encoding RNA chaperone Hfq, with translation MKQSVNIQDQFLNQLRKENIYVTVFLLNGFQLRGLIKGFDNFTVLLDSEGKQQLIYKHAISTFVPNKNISVELE, from the coding sequence GTGAAACAATCCGTTAATATTCAAGATCAGTTTTTAAATCAATTACGTAAAGAAAATATTTATGTCACTGTGTTTTTATTAAATGGTTTTCAACTGCGCGGACTAATTAAAGGTTTTGATAACTTTACAGTTCTATTGGATTCAGAAGGAAAGCAGCAGTTAATTTATAAACATGCAATCTCAACGTTTGTTCCAAATAAAAATATCTCTGTAGAGCTAGAGTAG
- a CDS encoding YhfT family protein gives MLEVVLVISIGVITAIMANLGIAVFNDGLRPIIPENLEGRMSRKELSITAFAMSFGLVIGFGIPISIAGSILLIHSILLGTDIIGLTFKRGKLSTATAGLIGGLYGAGVYLGLQAVVNAFEALPLNFVNGFNKVGEPVVVSFMVFPAIAVALQFSVKKGILTFIVSAIARQLIVFSNTEQLIKIGDSTVVLSPEGIALIVGMTFLVIYAMREKSEEQNLSKLATLFVDRVNRIKKSSWLVMISGALIATSTNLLLMAGDPISLNLLSEGKVTEGGIAALAKAVGFVPLIASTAIATGVYGPAGFTFVFGAGILSPNPYIAAILGAVIVFLEIQLLTKMAKFLDRFPGIRSSGENIRTAMTRVLEVALLIGGANAANAIVPGFGFFVIAGFYLLNEIAGRPIVRMAVGPLGAIAVGIVGNILVLLGLYTPPV, from the coding sequence GTGTTAGAAGTTGTATTAGTCATTAGTATAGGTGTAATCACGGCGATTATGGCGAATTTAGGAATTGCCGTGTTTAATGATGGATTAAGACCTATTATACCAGAAAATTTGGAAGGGCGAATGTCACGTAAAGAACTTTCAATCACGGCGTTTGCTATGAGTTTTGGACTGGTAATCGGCTTTGGAATTCCAATTTCCATTGCAGGAAGCATTTTGCTCATTCATAGTATTTTGCTTGGCACTGACATTATTGGTTTAACCTTTAAACGAGGGAAACTGTCAACTGCTACAGCAGGTTTGATTGGAGGTTTATACGGTGCTGGTGTTTATTTAGGACTTCAAGCCGTAGTGAACGCATTCGAAGCATTACCACTAAATTTCGTCAATGGGTTTAACAAGGTCGGTGAACCTGTTGTTGTTTCTTTTATGGTGTTTCCAGCTATTGCAGTAGCTCTTCAGTTTAGTGTAAAAAAAGGAATTCTAACATTTATCGTTTCAGCCATTGCTCGCCAATTAATTGTTTTTTCAAATACTGAACAACTAATTAAAATTGGTGATTCTACCGTTGTATTAAGTCCTGAGGGAATTGCTCTTATTGTGGGAATGACCTTCCTAGTGATTTATGCAATGAGAGAAAAGTCAGAAGAGCAAAACTTATCAAAACTGGCTACTCTATTTGTTGATCGCGTGAATCGTATTAAAAAATCATCATGGCTTGTTATGATAAGTGGTGCACTGATTGCCACCTCTACCAATCTTTTATTAATGGCGGGAGATCCAATTTCATTAAATTTATTATCTGAAGGCAAAGTCACTGAAGGTGGAATTGCAGCATTAGCTAAGGCTGTTGGATTCGTTCCTTTAATTGCTAGTACAGCTATTGCAACAGGAGTATACGGTCCAGCTGGTTTCACTTTCGTCTTTGGAGCTGGTATTCTTTCCCCAAATCCATATATTGCCGCAATTTTGGGGGCGGTTATCGTCTTTTTAGAAATTCAATTGTTGACCAAAATGGCTAAGTTCTTAGATCGCTTCCCTGGTATTAGGTCATCAGGTGAAAACATTCGTACGGCAATGACAAGGGTTTTGGAGGTTGCGTTGCTTATTGGTGGAGCAAACGCAGCAAATGCCATTGTTCCTGGATTTGGTTTTTTTGTTATTGCAGGTTTCTATCTGCTGAATGAGATTGCTGGACGCCCCATTGTCCGAATGGCAGTGGGACCATTGGGAGCTATTGCAGTGGGCATTGTTGGAAACATATTGGTGTTACTTGGACTATATACACCTCCAGTTTAA
- a CDS encoding DUF4190 domain-containing protein gives MEKTNSKSIVSLILGVLSLAIPYIGIIIGVAGLIFSVKSTKEIKRNLEKGKGFALTGGIFSTLGIGIQAVMLALAIIGYTALFF, from the coding sequence ATGGAAAAAACAAATAGCAAATCAATTGTTTCACTTATTTTAGGTGTATTATCATTAGCTATACCATATATCGGTATAATTATTGGGGTTGCTGGTCTTATATTTTCAGTAAAAAGCACAAAAGAGATTAAGAGAAATCTTGAAAAAGGCAAAGGATTTGCCCTTACAGGAGGAATATTTAGTACTCTTGGTATTGGAATACAAGCTGTGATGTTAGCTTTAGCTATAATAGGTTACACGGCTCTCTTTTTTTAA
- a CDS encoding DUF2620 domain-containing protein, giving the protein MKIVIGGQVEKSEIEALVKQHAGDKVETVVKSDLDAAMMMTSGGADYYFGACHTGGGGALAMAITLLGKPKCVTVSMPGKPPVKEKVEEAVSQGAKAFGFTGDHKEKAVQLLIEALLSR; this is encoded by the coding sequence ATGAAAATTGTAATCGGTGGACAAGTAGAGAAAAGTGAAATTGAAGCTTTAGTCAAACAACATGCTGGCGACAAGGTAGAGACAGTTGTGAAATCAGATTTAGATGCAGCGATGATGATGACAAGTGGAGGAGCTGATTATTACTTTGGAGCTTGTCACACTGGTGGGGGAGGAGCTTTAGCGATGGCAATTACACTGTTAGGAAAGCCAAAATGTGTAACGGTTTCAATGCCAGGAAAACCACCAGTAAAAGAAAAAGTAGAAGAAGCAGTGAGCCAAGGAGCAAAAGCGTTTGGTTTTACCGGGGATCATAAAGAAAAAGCAGTACAACTTTTGATTGAAGCATTATTATCTAGATGA
- the glnA gene encoding type I glutamate--ammonia ligase, whose amino-acid sequence MAKYTKEDIFKKVQEENVKYIRLQFTDILGTIKNVEIPVSQLEKALDNKMMFDGSSIEGFVRIEESDMYLYPDPDTFVIFPWTSEKGKVARFICDIYNPDGTPFDGDPRNNLKRVLKEMEDLGFSDFNLGPEPEFFLFKLDEKGEPTLELNDKGGYFDLAPTDLGENCRRDIVLELEEMGFEIEASHHEVAPGQHEIDFKYAGALRACDDIQTFKLVVKTIARKHGLHATFMPKPLFGVNGSGMHCNLSLFKDGKNAFYDANGNLELSDTARQFIAGIIKHAHSFTAVTNPTVNSYKRLVPGYEAPCYVAWSARNRSPLIRIPASRGVGTRVEVRSVDPAANPYLAMAVLLKAGLDGIKNNLEAPKPIDRNIYVMTKEERVKEGIVDLPATLAQALDSFQANEIMVSALGEHLAEHFIEAKEIEWDMFRTQVHPWERDQYMSQY is encoded by the coding sequence ATGGCAAAGTACACAAAAGAAGATATTTTCAAAAAGGTTCAGGAAGAGAATGTAAAATACATTCGCCTTCAGTTCACTGACATTTTAGGAACAATCAAAAACGTTGAAATTCCAGTAAGTCAATTAGAAAAAGCGTTAGACAACAAGATGATGTTTGACGGTTCTTCAATCGAAGGTTTCGTACGTATCGAAGAATCTGATATGTACTTATATCCAGATCCAGACACGTTTGTTATATTCCCTTGGACGTCTGAAAAAGGTAAAGTTGCACGTTTCATTTGTGACATCTACAATCCAGACGGAACTCCATTTGATGGAGACCCACGTAACAACTTAAAGCGTGTATTAAAAGAAATGGAAGACTTAGGATTCAGTGATTTTAATCTTGGGCCTGAGCCAGAATTCTTCTTATTCAAGCTAGATGAAAAAGGAGAGCCAACGTTAGAATTAAACGATAAAGGTGGCTATTTCGATTTAGCACCAACTGACCTTGGTGAAAACTGCCGTCGTGACATCGTATTAGAGCTTGAAGAAATGGGCTTTGAAATTGAAGCATCTCACCATGAGGTAGCTCCTGGTCAACATGAGATTGACTTCAAATATGCTGGCGCATTAAGAGCTTGCGATGACATCCAAACATTTAAACTAGTAGTTAAAACAATTGCTCGTAAGCACGGCTTACACGCAACATTCATGCCAAAACCATTGTTCGGTGTGAATGGTTCAGGTATGCACTGTAACCTTTCACTATTCAAAGATGGCAAAAATGCATTCTATGATGCAAACGGAAACTTAGAATTAAGTGATACAGCTCGTCAATTCATCGCTGGTATCATTAAGCACGCTCACAGCTTCACTGCTGTAACAAACCCAACAGTAAACTCTTACAAGCGTTTAGTACCTGGTTACGAAGCTCCTTGTTACGTTGCATGGTCTGCACGCAACCGTAGCCCATTAATTCGTATCCCAGCTTCTCGCGGAGTAGGAACTCGTGTTGAGGTACGTAGCGTAGACCCAGCTGCTAACCCATACTTAGCAATGGCTGTATTACTAAAAGCTGGTTTAGACGGAATCAAGAACAACCTTGAAGCTCCAAAACCAATCGACCGCAACATCTATGTAATGACTAAAGAAGAGCGCGTAAAAGAAGGTATCGTAGATCTACCTGCTACGCTAGCTCAAGCTTTAGATAGCTTCCAAGCTAACGAAATCATGGTTTCTGCATTAGGTGAGCACTTAGCTGAGCACTTCATCGAAGCTAAGGAAATTGAGTGGGATATGTTCCGCACACAAGTTCACCCATGGGAACGCGATCAATACATGAGCCAATATTAA
- a CDS encoding GNAT family N-acetyltransferase: MIIKSLENINLQEFTTCFNDAFSDYVIPFKVSADYLAERFTGAGIQYNLSFGAFSKDEQVAFIMHGIEEHNDRKIAFDIGTGVIPKYRGERLVAQIYNHAIPILKQHNVQKCLLEVIQTNEKAIKAYSNLGFEIKRELVCFKGSIDLKPMTIHKKVCINTVSPNKFDWTMAHSFWNFSPSWEQSVQAILRNPHLYDVITIGKQDAVYGYAVINSKQGNVLQFSILKERRNQGLGHSLFHWIGKRHSVISINNVDKRDIKSIQFLKRIGLNVHVEQYEMEKVL, encoded by the coding sequence TTGATTATTAAAAGTCTTGAGAACATAAATTTACAAGAATTCACAACTTGCTTTAATGACGCCTTCTCTGATTATGTAATTCCGTTTAAAGTATCTGCCGATTATTTAGCTGAAAGATTTACAGGTGCAGGGATTCAATACAACTTATCATTTGGTGCGTTTAGTAAAGATGAACAGGTAGCCTTTATTATGCATGGAATTGAAGAACACAATGATAGGAAAATAGCTTTTGATATCGGTACAGGAGTCATTCCCAAATATAGAGGTGAGCGTCTTGTAGCACAAATTTACAACCATGCTATTCCTATACTTAAACAACATAATGTTCAAAAATGCTTATTAGAAGTTATCCAAACCAATGAAAAAGCTATTAAGGCTTATAGCAATTTAGGGTTTGAAATAAAGCGAGAGCTTGTTTGTTTTAAAGGTAGTATCGACCTTAAACCCATGACTATTCATAAAAAGGTATGTATAAACACTGTTAGTCCAAATAAATTTGATTGGACTATGGCACATTCTTTTTGGAATTTTTCCCCCTCTTGGGAACAATCTGTTCAAGCTATATTACGCAATCCACATTTATATGATGTCATCACGATAGGAAAACAAGATGCCGTTTATGGATATGCTGTAATTAATTCAAAGCAGGGAAACGTTCTCCAATTTAGTATTCTTAAAGAAAGAAGAAACCAAGGTCTTGGTCATTCTTTGTTTCATTGGATTGGGAAGCGCCATTCAGTCATCTCCATTAATAACGTCGATAAACGAGATATAAAATCTATACAATTTCTAAAAAGAATAGGTCTTAACGTACATGTTGAACAATATGAAATGGAAAAAGTGTTATAA
- a CDS encoding GntR family transcriptional regulator, whose amino-acid sequence MDRNENLYLKSGIIMQKIAEALLFIEIGERIPRVGDLSSEFNVGRGTIQTILKKLEDLDCIKLESRGHLGTFLKRKNINNLLNYSGISQVTAVMPLPYSKKYEGLATGLTYEFEQLNLSFNIAFMIGDKLRLNGLKEGRYDLALVSRFSALEELKNRSELSVALDFGVQTYVSNHAIIFSDPSKTTITDGMKIGIDDCSTDQVTLTNAETEEKKVEYVKLNYMHLLPHLSANNIDATIWSIDEIDKNHFHTQPLSSAKAIQYEKEMSQAVCLIQKENKKMEYILSLLSKEKIVKIQSLVEEGNFIPRY is encoded by the coding sequence TTGGATAGAAATGAAAATTTGTATTTGAAAAGTGGAATTATCATGCAAAAAATTGCGGAAGCACTTTTATTTATTGAAATTGGTGAAAGGATACCAAGGGTTGGTGATCTTTCCAGTGAATTTAATGTAGGCCGCGGAACCATTCAAACGATATTAAAAAAATTAGAAGATTTAGATTGTATAAAACTCGAATCGCGAGGACACCTAGGGACATTTTTAAAGAGGAAAAATATAAATAACCTTTTAAATTACTCCGGAATAAGTCAAGTTACAGCGGTAATGCCACTTCCCTATTCAAAGAAATACGAGGGGCTTGCCACAGGTCTTACTTATGAGTTTGAACAATTAAATCTCTCTTTTAACATAGCATTTATGATAGGGGACAAACTTCGCCTGAATGGTTTGAAGGAGGGAAGGTATGATTTAGCACTTGTTTCAAGGTTTTCTGCATTAGAAGAATTAAAGAATAGATCAGAGCTTTCAGTCGCTTTGGATTTTGGTGTTCAGACGTATGTATCCAATCACGCCATTATTTTTTCAGATCCATCGAAAACAACAATTACTGATGGTATGAAAATTGGAATTGATGATTGTTCAACCGACCAAGTAACGCTGACGAATGCAGAAACAGAAGAGAAAAAAGTAGAGTATGTGAAGCTTAATTATATGCATTTGTTACCACATCTAAGTGCAAATAATATTGATGCTACCATATGGAGTATAGATGAAATAGATAAGAATCATTTCCACACTCAACCTTTATCTTCAGCAAAAGCTATACAATATGAAAAAGAAATGAGTCAAGCTGTTTGTTTAATACAAAAAGAGAACAAGAAAATGGAATACATTTTAAGTCTTCTTTCTAAAGAAAAAATTGTGAAAATCCAATCCCTTGTTGAGGAAGGGAATTTTATTCCAAGATACTAA
- the spoVK gene encoding stage V sporulation protein K — MEQPITLKNNGQINIVLNNETKKERVYTTSIPRPVKRPIVNHEPLLEIEREMSGLVGMDELKKMIKEIYAWLYINKKREESGLKAEKQAMHMMFKGNPGTGKTTVARLLGKLFLNMNVLSKGHLIEAERADLVGEYIGHTAQKTRDLVKKALGGILFIDEAYSLARGGEKDFGKEAIDTLVKHMEDANDKFVLILAGYPREMENFLSLNPGLRSRFPFIFDFPDYDVNELMDIADRMMDDRQYQFSSDAYKKLKEHFMDVKYNQTPRDFSNGRYVRNILERSIRAQSMRLLEEASYGKDQLITLRSSDIRL; from the coding sequence GTGGAGCAGCCTATAACTCTTAAAAACAATGGGCAAATTAATATTGTTTTAAATAATGAGACAAAGAAAGAACGAGTCTATACAACATCAATTCCACGTCCTGTGAAACGACCGATTGTTAATCATGAACCACTGCTAGAAATTGAAAGAGAAATGAGCGGTCTGGTTGGAATGGATGAGCTAAAAAAAATGATTAAAGAAATATATGCTTGGTTATATATTAATAAAAAAAGAGAAGAAAGCGGTCTGAAGGCAGAAAAACAAGCGATGCATATGATGTTTAAAGGAAATCCGGGTACAGGAAAAACAACGGTTGCAAGGCTTTTAGGAAAATTGTTTTTAAATATGAATGTGTTATCAAAAGGGCATCTTATTGAAGCTGAAAGAGCAGACTTAGTTGGGGAGTACATTGGGCATACGGCACAAAAAACCCGAGATCTTGTGAAAAAAGCGCTGGGTGGCATTTTATTTATTGACGAAGCCTACTCGCTTGCCCGAGGTGGAGAGAAAGATTTCGGAAAAGAAGCAATTGATACGCTTGTGAAGCATATGGAAGATGCAAATGATAAGTTTGTCTTAATTTTAGCTGGCTACCCGCGTGAGATGGAGAACTTTTTAAGTTTAAACCCCGGTCTTCGATCAAGATTTCCATTCATCTTTGATTTTCCAGATTATGATGTCAATGAGCTGATGGATATTGCAGACCGAATGATGGATGATCGTCAGTATCAGTTTAGCAGCGATGCTTATAAAAAATTAAAAGAACATTTCATGGATGTAAAGTACAATCAGACGCCTCGAGACTTTAGCAATGGTCGCTATGTACGAAATATTTTAGAACGCTCTATTCGTGCGCAGTCCATGAGGCTTTTAGAAGAAGCAAGCTACGGTAAAGATCAGCTAATAACGCTTAGGTCTAGCGATATTCGTTTATAA
- a CDS encoding PRD domain-containing protein → MSLLNERLELLHSTGTITDRAKMVCEETIKQFVNEDNEEKYVMLITHLAMAITRIERNEKLSAPPEVVMDEIRRSSCFSQAQSNVEWVESILNERLPQEEENFLLMHFGSVLN, encoded by the coding sequence ATGAGCTTATTGAATGAACGTTTAGAGTTATTGCATTCAACAGGTACGATTACAGACCGTGCCAAAATGGTTTGCGAGGAAACAATTAAACAGTTTGTAAATGAGGATAACGAAGAAAAGTATGTGATGCTTATTACCCATTTAGCCATGGCAATCACAAGAATTGAACGAAATGAAAAACTATCTGCACCACCAGAAGTGGTAATGGATGAAATACGCCGGTCCTCCTGTTTCTCTCAAGCACAATCAAATGTTGAATGGGTGGAAAGTATTTTAAATGAGAGATTACCGCAAGAAGAGGAAAATTTTTTGTTAATGCATTTTGGAAGCGTTTTAAATTAA
- the hflX gene encoding GTPase HflX translates to MTFEMKQELERVILVGCQLHDDDERFEYSMDELASLTETAQGEVLVRLSQKRDRIHPATYIGKGKVEELVALEEELEPDLIVFNDELSPSQIRNLSSQLEARIIDRTQLILDIFAQRAQTKEGKLQVELAQLNYLLPRLVGQGTALSRLGGGIGTRGPGETKLESDRRHIRRKIDEIKRQLKTVVSHRERYRERRKRNHVYQIAIVGYTNAGKSTLFNRLTEAGIYEENQLFATLDPTTRQYTMPAGLTALLTDTVGFIQDLPTTLVAAFRSTLEEVTEADFILHVVDSGNPDYHNHEQTVHKLLAELDVEDIPMLTVYNKRDVKHELFVPTTPASILISAFNKEDLALLGTKIQDEMKKEMEYFHLFIPSDEGKLLAELKTVALVDSLKFNEEQEKYECRGYIAKEHPIYKQLRMIEES, encoded by the coding sequence TTGACATTTGAGATGAAACAAGAGCTTGAACGTGTAATTTTAGTGGGGTGTCAGCTTCACGATGATGATGAGCGCTTTGAGTATTCGATGGATGAACTAGCATCATTAACTGAGACAGCACAGGGTGAGGTTCTAGTACGCTTGTCTCAAAAGCGCGACCGTATACATCCAGCTACATATATCGGAAAAGGGAAAGTGGAAGAGCTTGTTGCGCTTGAAGAAGAGCTAGAGCCAGATTTAATTGTGTTTAACGATGAGCTTTCACCGAGTCAAATTCGTAATTTATCCAGTCAGCTAGAAGCTCGAATCATTGACCGAACGCAGCTGATTTTAGATATTTTTGCGCAGCGTGCGCAAACAAAAGAAGGAAAGCTGCAGGTTGAGCTTGCACAGCTGAACTACTTACTACCTCGTTTAGTCGGACAGGGAACAGCACTTTCTCGTTTAGGGGGCGGTATTGGTACAAGAGGTCCAGGTGAGACAAAGCTTGAAAGTGATCGCCGCCACATTCGTCGTAAAATTGATGAAATTAAGCGTCAGTTAAAAACAGTTGTCAGTCACAGGGAGCGTTACCGAGAGAGAAGAAAGCGTAACCATGTGTATCAAATTGCTATAGTAGGCTACACAAATGCAGGTAAATCTACACTTTTTAACCGCCTAACAGAAGCGGGGATTTATGAAGAAAATCAGCTGTTTGCAACTCTTGATCCTACAACGAGACAGTATACCATGCCAGCAGGCTTAACTGCTCTTTTAACGGATACGGTTGGATTTATCCAAGACTTGCCAACCACTCTTGTTGCTGCGTTTCGTTCCACATTAGAAGAAGTGACAGAAGCAGATTTTATTTTACACGTGGTTGACTCGGGTAATCCAGACTATCACAATCATGAGCAAACTGTTCATAAGCTATTAGCGGAGTTAGACGTAGAAGATATTCCGATGTTAACCGTTTATAATAAGCGAGATGTGAAGCATGAATTATTTGTGCCAACGACACCCGCTTCTATTTTAATTAGCGCGTTTAATAAGGAAGATCTTGCTTTGCTGGGAACAAAGATCCAAGATGAAATGAAGAAAGAGATGGAGTACTTTCATCTATTCATTCCTTCGGATGAAGGCAAGCTGTTGGCGGAGTTAAAAACCGTTGCGCTGGTCGACTCTCTGAAGTTTAATGAAGAACAAGAAAAGTACGAGTGCCGAGGCTACATTGCAAAAGAGCACCCAATTTATAAGCAGCTAAGAATGATTGAAGAAAGTTGA
- a CDS encoding aminotransferase class I/II-fold pyridoxal phosphate-dependent enzyme: MFDQLANGERIKGLAKEVEQQIKPIHERIDEVIEANQFRVLQSFQQNQVSDSHFIPSTGYGYDDLGRDTLEKVYADVFGTEACLVRPQIISGTHAIGISLFGVLRPGDDLLYITGKPYDTLEEIVGIRGSGVGSLKEYNIGYKAVDLTKEGQVDLEEVKASITETTKMIGIQRSKGYGIRPSFTVNQIKEMIAFVKSIKPDVIVFVDNCYGEFVETIEPSHVGADLIAGSLIKNPGGGLAKIGGYIAGRKDLVEACSYRMTTPGIGAEAGATLYSLQEMYQGFFLAPHVVGQALKGAVFSSAMFERLGMQSEPKWDAERTDLIQSVQFDDRDKMVAFCQAIQYASPINSHVTAYPAYMPGYEDDVIMAAGTFVQGASLELTADGPIRPPYVAYVQGGLTYAHVKVAICTAIDSMISKKLI; the protein is encoded by the coding sequence ATGTTTGATCAGTTAGCAAACGGAGAGAGAATTAAAGGGTTGGCGAAGGAAGTAGAGCAGCAAATTAAGCCGATTCATGAACGAATTGATGAAGTGATAGAAGCGAATCAGTTTCGCGTGCTGCAAAGCTTTCAACAAAACCAAGTGAGTGATTCACATTTTATTCCCTCCACGGGCTATGGTTATGATGATTTAGGAAGAGATACGCTTGAAAAGGTATATGCTGATGTATTCGGAACCGAAGCGTGTCTTGTACGTCCCCAAATCATTTCGGGTACGCATGCAATTGGCATTTCGCTTTTTGGCGTGTTGCGACCTGGTGATGACCTTTTATATATTACCGGTAAGCCATACGATACGCTTGAAGAAATTGTCGGAATTAGAGGGTCTGGCGTAGGTTCATTGAAAGAGTATAACATTGGATATAAAGCCGTGGACCTAACAAAAGAAGGGCAAGTAGACCTTGAAGAAGTGAAGGCATCCATTACGGAAACAACGAAAATGATTGGTATTCAGCGTTCAAAAGGCTATGGAATTCGTCCTTCGTTTACGGTAAATCAAATTAAAGAAATGATTGCTTTTGTTAAAAGCATTAAACCAGACGTTATTGTATTTGTTGATAACTGTTACGGAGAATTTGTGGAAACAATAGAACCATCTCATGTTGGAGCGGATTTAATTGCGGGTTCTCTTATTAAAAATCCTGGAGGTGGGCTAGCGAAAATCGGGGGCTATATTGCTGGACGTAAAGACCTGGTTGAAGCATGTTCTTATCGTATGACAACGCCAGGTATCGGAGCAGAAGCAGGTGCAACTCTGTACAGTCTCCAAGAAATGTACCAAGGCTTCTTTTTAGCTCCTCACGTTGTAGGGCAGGCTTTAAAGGGAGCGGTATTTTCTTCAGCCATGTTTGAAAGACTTGGGATGCAGTCAGAACCAAAGTGGGACGCTGAGCGAACAGACTTAATTCAGTCCGTTCAGTTTGATGATCGAGATAAGATGGTGGCGTTTTGCCAGGCGATTCAATATGCTTCTCCAATTAATTCGCACGTGACGGCATATCCAGCTTATATGCCTGGCTATGAAGACGATGTAATTATGGCAGCCGGGACGTTTGTTCAGGGAGCTAGTTTAGAGTTAACAGCAGACGGTCCGATTCGTCCGCCCTATGTTGCTTACGTACAAGGCGGTTTAACGTATGCGCACGTTAAGGTAGCCATTTGCACAGCAATTGATTCAATGATTTCAAAAAAGTTAATTTAA
- a CDS encoding trimeric intracellular cation channel family protein produces the protein MTWDVLSIIGTVAFAVSGAFIAMEEEYDILGVYILGIVTAFGGGAIRNLLIGVPVSALWEQGLFFQIALLSITATFLFPNSILRQWKRWGNFSDAIGLAAFAIQGALYATSMGHPLSAVIVAAVLTGSGGGIVRDLLARRKPTVLKDEIYALWAILAGLIVGLQIASSPVELYVLFGLLVACRMLSYMYKWKLPIRSIRQPNM, from the coding sequence ATGACATGGGACGTTTTGAGCATCATTGGCACCGTTGCTTTTGCAGTTAGCGGTGCGTTTATTGCAATGGAAGAAGAATACGATATTTTAGGTGTTTATATTTTAGGAATCGTCACAGCGTTTGGGGGTGGCGCCATCCGTAACTTATTAATTGGTGTACCGGTATCCGCTCTTTGGGAACAAGGATTATTTTTTCAAATTGCGCTATTATCAATTACAGCAACCTTTTTGTTTCCAAACAGCATCTTAAGACAGTGGAAACGTTGGGGAAACTTTTCTGACGCGATTGGGCTTGCGGCTTTTGCCATTCAAGGCGCACTCTATGCTACCAGCATGGGACACCCTTTAAGCGCTGTTATCGTTGCTGCTGTATTAACAGGTAGCGGCGGCGGGATTGTACGCGATTTGCTAGCTCGTCGAAAGCCGACCGTTTTAAAAGATGAAATCTATGCGCTTTGGGCAATTCTTGCAGGCTTAATTGTTGGCCTTCAAATTGCTAGCTCTCCGGTAGAGCTTTACGTATTATTTGGTTTGCTTGTTGCATGTCGTATGTTATCTTACATGTACAAATGGAAGCTGCCAATTCGTTCGATTCGCCAACCAAATATGTAA